GCTCGGCATGAAGAAGACCACCAATGCGGTTCCTTGGATAGCCCTCGCGCTCGCCAGCATCTTGGTTGGCGGGGGAGCGACCTTCTGGCTGTACTCGGCGACCTCGGAGAAGTCCACCAAGCTCGATCGGCTTCGTGTGCAAGCGAAGGAGTTTTCGGAGGTCGAAAAGGACCTTGCCAAGGTCGAGAACGAATTGACGGAAGCCCAGCTTCGGCTCGAACACCTCGAAAAAGGCATCCCGGAGTTTGCGTACATCCCGACGTTCCTCAAGGAACTCGAGCAGTACGGGACAAACAGCGGGATTCGCGTGTTTGGCGTCCGTCCCATTCCGGCGGCGGCCGATAAATCGAAGAAGCCCAAGAAGGAAAAGAAGCCCTATGTGGAACTCCTGATTGAGATTCGAGGCCGAGGGCCGTTCGACAACGCGCTGGCCTTCATCGAATCGCTCAAGAAGTTTCCCAAGATCGTAGCGGCCCGGTCCGTTGCGCTTACACCCAAGAACGAACCCGGATCGACGGCAGAGAAGCAACTGGATGTCGTGGTCGAACTCCGAACCTTCGTGTTCCGCCCGACTCCGGCTGAACTCGAAATGATGGACGCCGCCGCGCGTGCTGCCGCTGGACTCGACGAAGAGGAACCGCCGAAGTCGGATTCGGACAAGGCCACCGAGCCCACGACTCCGCCCTCGAAGTCTGACTCGAAATCAGCAGGACCCAAGGTGGCCATGAACACCGCTCCAGGCCGAGGATGAGTACGAACATGAACGACAAGAAGAAGATGATTGTGATCGGCGTACTGGGGGCGCTGCTCTTCGGGGTCGGCGCGTTCCAATTCGTCCAAATGGGCGCGTCGAACGAACCTGCGGCCAAGAAGTCCGTCGCCCCCAAGGAAGCAGCCAAGAAGGGCGCGGCGCAACAAGTGGCCTCAGAAGACGCGCGCCCGACCAAGGAGCCGCAAGCGGAAGGCAAAGTCGCTCCCGAAGCCAACCCGATTCAGGGTCTTTACGCGCTGATGACTCTTCCTCAAAGAGATCCGTTCAGCGAGCGATCGGGAGTTCTCGAGGTTTCCGACGCGTCTCAGACGCAAGTCCAGTCGCCGAGAAACCCGCCTCCAACCTACAATCCTCCGCGCGATCCAGGGCTCGACCCCTACCGCCCTGAGATCGGAGGAACGATTCCGAACCTTCCGGGAATGGATGCTGGCGCAGGTGGCCCAAATCCAATCCCAGATCCAAACGTTTTTGCCTACCGGCTGTCAGGCGTGATCTTAGGAAAACGTCCGGCGGCGGTGTTCACCGATGGTCAAGGCAATCAGAGGTTGGTGCCTCTTGGCAGTTCGATTGACGAGAACAGCCGAGTCACCAACGTGTCGCACGGTTCGGTGACCGTGAAACACCGTGGCGAAACGATCACGCTCAATGTGGGAGGGACCCCTAATGACAACTAAGATGCTTCGAGTGATATTGGCTTCGAGCGGGTTGGCGGTTGCCGCCTTTTCGCTCGCGCAAGCCACATTGACCGGAGTCGAAACGAGCAAGGAAAAACAGACTTTCCAGATCGTTGGGACAGGGCTGAGCAAACCCTCAGTCACCGTCCTCAACGGAGGAAAGAACCACAAGTTCGTCTTCGACGGCAACCTGTCCGGCAGCGCGGATTACAAGCGGGTGCGGGCGAACGGGTTGCGCTACGTCTCGTACGGCTGGCAAAACGCGAAGCCGCCCCAAGTATGGGTGCTCTTCGTGTTCGACGAGCCGCAAAAACCCCAAATCACGCAGAACGCCACGGGATGGAGCGTGACGTGGGGCAACGCGCTTACCGACGCCGCGCCTAACGCGATCACGAGCGTGAATCCGACGGCCCAGTCCGGGCCTGCGGAAAAGGTGCAGACCCCCACCAAGGCCACCGAGCCAGCCTCACCAAGGGCCGCGCCGTTCCCCGATCGCGTTCCTCCGCTCGAACCCGCTCACAAGGTTCTGGGCAGCAAGGACCCCGACTGGAATCGGATGGTCGCAGACAGCGCGCCAAACACCATCGTGTTCGACCGTCCGTCAGGCGATCGAGTGACCCTCGACTTCGTGGAGACCAACGTCGTTCAGATCCTCAAGGCGCTCTCATTGCAGGCTGGAGTGAACATCGTGACCTCGCCTGAAGTCAAGGGCGCGATCACCGTCGCCCTTGCGAACGTCACGGTGACGGAAGCGCTCGACTTCGTGACTTCGATGGCCGGGCTTCGATACGCGAAGGTCAACAACACCTTCGTCGTCACGCCGGTCGATAAGTTCGCGATGGCGCTGCAGCAGATCGGCGGCAACCTCGATGTCCCCAGCGAAACCCGGGTCGTGAACCTGGAGAGCGGCGAGGGAGTCCACATCAAAGCGGCCGTGCTGAAGGCGATCCCCCAAGACACTTTGAAGGGACGATATGAGATCGTCCTGCCGAGCGAGCGACTGCAAATCAAGTCCCTCGACCAGGCGACCATGGGCGCGAACGGCAAGTCCGGAAGCCAGGGAGCCTCATCGGGGCAGGGAGGACAGGCGAGCGCAACTTCGACGGCGATTGAGGCCACGGCTGGAATCACCGACGGCGCAAAGCAAAAGGACCCCTACCTCGTTCTGATCGGAAGCCGCGCTCGCCTGGGAGATGTCGAGCATCTGGTGCGCGAACTCGATCAGGAGATCATCCGCGCCGCTCGCTTGGGAGTCGCAGCCAACATCGACACGCGCGTCGTGCCGATCTACAGCTCTCAACTCGCCCGCATTCGCGAGGCCGTGAAGAATCTCATCGACCGCGACCCGAACAGCGCCGCGTTCCAAGTGAGCGATAGCGTCGCGACGGACGTGGGCGCGGAAAGCTCGCAATCGCTGCTCATGCTCTCTGGGCCCACCGAGGCGCTCGACAAGCTGGACGGATTCGCCCGGTCGCTCGACCGCGCCATCTGCGACGCGACCAGCGTCCACTACCCGGAGACGGCTGCCGACGCCGAGCGACTGTATCAGGTGATCGACCTCAAATATGTCGAGCCGATCGAAGCCGCCTTTGAACTGCAGCAGAGGATCAGAGGCCTGCAAGCCTCACTGATGCCCTCGCCGGTGGACCCGCTGATGTCCGGGGGGACCTTCACCCGGAAGAAGGACTCGGAACTCTGGGAGCAACGCGATCCAAAGGGCAACCGAACGCTCGGCCAAGGCGGGACCCTAAAGTCGACCACGACCTCGACCGCGCAAGGCGGCGAAGCCGGAGGCCAAGCCTCGGCGCAGGGCCAAGGCGGCGAAGCCGAGCGGGCCGCTGCCCAGGGTATGGCTTCGCAGACCAGCCGTGAACTCGGCTCGGAGCCGATGCAACTGCTCATTCGGGGTACGAAGGCTCAGATCGCCGAGGCGTTCGAACTCATCGGCGTGATCGACAAGGCCCCTAAGATGGTCGCCGTCGACCTGCGCGTCGTTTCTCTGAGTAAGGAAGAAGCGATTGCGATGGGTATCGATTGGAGCCTTCTGACAGGCGGAACGGTTCAGCCGATCCGAGTCAATCAAGGCACCGGAGCGACGGCTTCGAGCCCCGGTACGATCAGCGGAACGCTTCGCTGGGCCGGCGGAGGCACGACCGACATCCTCGCTACGCTCGACCAACTCGCCGGAACTCAGAAACTAATCGCCCGGCCGAACCTCATCGCCATCCACGGCAAACCCGCCTCGTTGTTCGTGGGCGAAAAGGTCCAGTACATCAAGACCATTCAGGCGTCGCAACAGGGCACGTCGATCATCATCGGCGAGCTCAACGTGGGCGTCGAGATGTCCGTCGTCGCGCGGATCGGCGCAGACGGGAAGATCGCTCTGGACCTCGGTCCCAGCCTGACGATCCTCAAGGGGTTCACGCCCGTCCCTGGCGGCGGCAACCTCCCTCAGACGATCGAGCGGTATACGCAGAGCCAGGTGATTCTGAACAGCGGCGAGACGATCGCCCTGGGCGGAATGATCCAAGACGACGACCGGAGGACCACCAGCGGGATCCCGATCCTCAAGGACCTGCCGATCATCGGTGCGCTCTTCAGCCGCACCGAGCGAACCAAGGACCGAACCGAAGTCGTGTTCTTCTTGACGGTTCGTGAGGTGTCGGCGGACGACCGGGGCCGCGCAGCCGACCCGACCCAGAAGGGTACGGGAGAGGGCACGGACAAGTAACTGCCGATCGGACTGGGTGTCCCCCCTTGCAGGCCCGCGGCTCTCGAGTCGCGGGCCGCTCTCTTGGGTCATGGGGGAATTGGGGACCTCCACTCACCCAACGTGCAATGCGGTCTCAGCCCTTAGCCCGCGC
The genomic region above belongs to Candidatus Nitrosymbiomonas proteolyticus and contains:
- a CDS encoding pilus assembly protein, PilO, coding for MKKTTNAVPWIALALASILVGGGATFWLYSATSEKSTKLDRLRVQAKEFSEVEKDLAKVENELTEAQLRLEHLEKGIPEFAYIPTFLKELEQYGTNSGIRVFGVRPIPAAADKSKKPKKEKKPYVELLIEIRGRGPFDNALAFIESLKKFPKIVAARSVALTPKNEPGSTAEKQLDVVVELRTFVFRPTPAELEMMDAAARAAAGLDEEEPPKSDSDKATEPTTPPSKSDSKSAGPKVAMNTAPGRG
- a CDS encoding type II secretory pathway, component PulD; translated protein: MTTKMLRVILASSGLAVAAFSLAQATLTGVETSKEKQTFQIVGTGLSKPSVTVLNGGKNHKFVFDGNLSGSADYKRVRANGLRYVSYGWQNAKPPQVWVLFVFDEPQKPQITQNATGWSVTWGNALTDAAPNAITSVNPTAQSGPAEKVQTPTKATEPASPRAAPFPDRVPPLEPAHKVLGSKDPDWNRMVADSAPNTIVFDRPSGDRVTLDFVETNVVQILKALSLQAGVNIVTSPEVKGAITVALANVTVTEALDFVTSMAGLRYAKVNNTFVVTPVDKFAMALQQIGGNLDVPSETRVVNLESGEGVHIKAAVLKAIPQDTLKGRYEIVLPSERLQIKSLDQATMGANGKSGSQGASSGQGGQASATSTAIEATAGITDGAKQKDPYLVLIGSRARLGDVEHLVRELDQEIIRAARLGVAANIDTRVVPIYSSQLARIREAVKNLIDRDPNSAAFQVSDSVATDVGAESSQSLLMLSGPTEALDKLDGFARSLDRAICDATSVHYPETAADAERLYQVIDLKYVEPIEAAFELQQRIRGLQASLMPSPVDPLMSGGTFTRKKDSELWEQRDPKGNRTLGQGGTLKSTTTSTAQGGEAGGQASAQGQGGEAERAAAQGMASQTSRELGSEPMQLLIRGTKAQIAEAFELIGVIDKAPKMVAVDLRVVSLSKEEAIAMGIDWSLLTGGTVQPIRVNQGTGATASSPGTISGTLRWAGGGTTDILATLDQLAGTQKLIARPNLIAIHGKPASLFVGEKVQYIKTIQASQQGTSIIIGELNVGVEMSVVARIGADGKIALDLGPSLTILKGFTPVPGGGNLPQTIERYTQSQVILNSGETIALGGMIQDDDRRTTSGIPILKDLPIIGALFSRTERTKDRTEVVFFLTVREVSADDRGRAADPTQKGTGEGTDK